One Azoarcus sp. DN11 DNA segment encodes these proteins:
- a CDS encoding type II toxin-antitoxin system VapB family antitoxin translates to MRTSIMIDDKLMNDTLRVTGLKTKREAVELALKTLLRLRQQEEIRRFRGKLDWQGDLDTMRTEK, encoded by the coding sequence ATGCGCACCAGCATTATGATCGACGACAAGCTGATGAACGACACGCTCCGCGTAACCGGCTTGAAGACCAAGCGCGAAGCGGTGGAACTCGCCCTCAAGACGCTTCTTCGCCTTCGTCAGCAGGAAGAGATCCGCCGGTTTCGTGGCAAGCTCGACTGGCAAGGCGATCTCGACACGATGAGGACCGAAAAATGA
- the arsB gene encoding ACR3 family arsenite efflux transporter, whose amino-acid sequence MSAQCEVTAKVATGVPMSVFERFLTVWVFLCIVTGIVVGQTAPGLFQAIGRMEIAQVNIPVGLLIWVMIIPMLVKVDFGALHEVRQHVRGIGVTLFVNWLVKPFSMAFLAWLFVRNLFAPMLPADQLDSYIAGLILLAAAPCTAMVFVWSRLSNGDPLFTLSQVALNDTIMVFAFAPIVGFLLGISAITVPWGTLITSVVLYIVIPVVFAQLWRRSLLAKGQAAFDAAMAKIGPWSISALLATLVLLFAFQGEAILKQPLVIGLLAVPILIQVFFNSALAYWLNRAVGEKHDVACPSALIGASNFFELAVAAAISLFGFESGAALATVVGVLIEVPVMLLVVRIVNASKAWYQRA is encoded by the coding sequence ATGTCCGCCCAATGTGAAGTCACCGCCAAAGTCGCTACTGGCGTTCCGATGAGCGTCTTCGAACGCTTCCTGACCGTCTGGGTGTTTCTGTGCATCGTCACCGGCATCGTGGTCGGCCAGACGGCACCCGGCCTGTTTCAGGCCATCGGCCGCATGGAGATCGCGCAGGTCAATATCCCGGTCGGCCTGCTCATCTGGGTCATGATCATCCCGATGCTGGTGAAGGTCGATTTCGGTGCGCTGCATGAAGTGAGGCAGCACGTCCGCGGCATCGGCGTGACGCTCTTCGTGAACTGGCTCGTGAAACCCTTCTCGATGGCCTTCCTCGCGTGGCTCTTCGTGCGCAACCTGTTCGCGCCGATGCTGCCGGCCGACCAGCTCGACAGCTACATCGCCGGCCTCATCCTGCTGGCCGCCGCGCCCTGCACGGCGATGGTGTTCGTGTGGAGCCGGCTCTCCAACGGCGATCCGCTCTTCACCCTGTCCCAGGTCGCGCTCAACGACACCATCATGGTGTTCGCCTTCGCCCCCATCGTCGGCTTCCTGCTGGGCATCTCGGCCATCACGGTGCCCTGGGGCACGCTGATCACCTCGGTGGTGCTCTACATCGTCATCCCGGTCGTCTTCGCCCAACTGTGGCGCCGTTCCCTGCTCGCTAAAGGACAGGCCGCCTTCGATGCGGCGATGGCGAAGATCGGGCCGTGGTCGATTTCGGCGCTGTTGGCGACCCTGGTGTTGCTCTTCGCGTTTCAGGGCGAAGCGATTCTGAAGCAGCCGCTCGTGATCGGCCTGCTCGCCGTGCCCATCCTGATCCAGGTGTTCTTCAACTCGGCGCTCGCCTACTGGCTGAATCGTGCCGTGGGCGAGAAGCACGATGTCGCGTGCCCGTCGGCGCTGATCGGCGCCTCCAACTTCTTCGAACTGGCCGTCGCGGCGGCGATCAGCCTCTTCGGATTCGAATCCGGCGCGGCACTGGCAACCGTGGTGGGCGTCCTGATCGAGGTGCCGGTGATGTTGCTGGTGGTCAGGATCGTGAACGCTTCGAAGGCTTGGTATCAACGGGCCTGA
- a CDS encoding arsenate reductase ArsC, producing MNKLKTVLVLCTGNSCRSQMGEAILNHDLAGLVRGISAGTRPQAKVADGAIEALKLAGLPTEGLYPKDVAALTDEPIDLVVSVCDNAKETCPVFPGAVRCIHLPFHDPHGEPLESFVAVRDDIRARLVPAVRQALGL from the coding sequence ATGAACAAGCTCAAGACGGTCCTCGTGCTGTGCACCGGGAACTCCTGTCGCTCGCAGATGGGCGAAGCGATCCTCAATCACGACCTCGCCGGTCTCGTGCGTGGAATCTCCGCCGGCACCCGGCCGCAGGCGAAGGTCGCGGACGGCGCCATCGAAGCCCTGAAGCTCGCCGGCCTGCCGACCGAGGGGCTGTATCCGAAGGATGTCGCCGCCCTGACGGACGAGCCGATCGATCTGGTGGTGAGCGTCTGCGACAACGCGAAAGAGACCTGCCCGGTCTTCCCCGGCGCGGTCAGGTGCATTCACCTTCCTTTCCACGACCCGCACGGCGAGCCGCTGGAAAGCTTCGTTGCGGTGCGCGACGACATCCGCGCCCGCCTGGTCCCGGCGGTTCGCCAGGCCCTGGGTCTGTAG
- a CDS encoding metalloregulator ArsR/SmtB family transcription factor, whose amino-acid sequence METLNAAELLAALGHESRLAIFRLLVEAGPEGMNASAIGEHLGLPGATLSFHLSHLARVGLIKGERESRFIHYSAAYETMDELIAFLTRNCCQGKACLPAATTCGTVQKRRRPTSNPQD is encoded by the coding sequence ATGGAAACGCTCAACGCCGCCGAACTTCTCGCTGCCCTCGGGCACGAATCCCGTCTTGCCATCTTCCGCCTGTTGGTCGAAGCCGGCCCCGAGGGCATGAATGCCAGCGCCATCGGCGAGCATCTCGGACTCCCCGGCGCGACGCTTTCCTTCCACCTTTCGCACTTGGCGCGCGTCGGTCTCATCAAGGGCGAACGGGAAAGCCGGTTCATCCATTACTCGGCCGCGTACGAGACGATGGATGAGCTGATTGCCTTCCTGACGAGGAACTGCTGCCAGGGCAAGGCCTGCCTGCCCGCGGCCACGACATGCGGCACGGTGCAGAAGCGTCGCCGCCCGACATCCAATCCGCAAGACTGA
- the yghU gene encoding glutathione-dependent disulfide-bond oxidoreductase: MSDTTYTPPKVWKWEAPSGGKFANINRPVAGATHDKELPVGKHPLQLYSLATPNGVKVTIMLEELLARGFAGAEYDAYPIRINDGEQFGSGFVAINLNSKIPALLDRSVTPPLRVFESGSILLYLAEKFGAFLPREPAARTECLSWVFWQMGSAPFVGGGFGHFYAYAPEKYEYPINRYAMEVKRQLDVLNRLLAERPYIAGDEYTIADIAIWPWYGGLVLNQAYDAAEFLDAPSYTHVLRWAHEIARRPAVQRGRKVNRTWGEPAEQLHERHDASDFELRTQDKLAPNTGN, encoded by the coding sequence ATGAGCGACACCACATATACACCGCCCAAGGTCTGGAAATGGGAAGCCCCCAGCGGCGGCAAGTTCGCCAACATCAACCGTCCCGTCGCCGGCGCCACGCACGACAAGGAGCTTCCGGTCGGCAAGCACCCCTTGCAGCTCTATTCGCTGGCGACCCCGAACGGCGTGAAGGTCACGATCATGCTCGAGGAGCTGCTCGCGCGCGGCTTCGCCGGAGCGGAATACGACGCCTACCCGATCCGCATCAACGATGGCGAACAGTTCGGCAGCGGCTTCGTCGCGATCAACCTCAACTCCAAGATCCCCGCCCTGCTCGACCGCAGCGTCACGCCGCCGCTCCGCGTGTTCGAGTCCGGCTCAATCCTGCTGTACCTCGCGGAAAAGTTCGGGGCCTTCCTGCCGCGCGAGCCCGCCGCGCGCACCGAATGCCTGTCGTGGGTCTTCTGGCAGATGGGCAGCGCCCCGTTTGTCGGCGGCGGCTTCGGCCATTTCTACGCTTACGCCCCGGAAAAGTATGAATACCCGATCAACCGCTACGCGATGGAGGTCAAGCGGCAGCTGGACGTGCTGAATCGCCTGCTTGCCGAGCGCCCCTATATCGCCGGCGACGAGTACACCATCGCCGATATCGCCATCTGGCCGTGGTACGGCGGGCTGGTGCTGAACCAGGCCTACGACGCAGCCGAGTTCCTCGACGCCCCCAGCTACACGCACGTCCTGCGGTGGGCACACGAGATCGCACGAAGACCGGCGGTGCAACGCGGCCGCAAGGTGAACCGCACCTGGGGCGAACCGGCCGAGCAACTCCACGAACGGCACGATGCCAGCGACTTCGAGCTGCGCACGCAGGACAAGCTCGCCCCGAATACCGGGAACTGA
- a CDS encoding NAD(P)-dependent alcohol dehydrogenase: MFMRVFQVETAWSDENLRIGERPEPTAGPGEVRLKMTASALNYRDLLVPRRGYGSRMKALPLIMLCDGVGRIDQVGEGVDSYRIGDRVCPLFFSTWPAGEPSAEHLAHSLGCEIDGTMAEYMVVPASKVAAVPAHLDDVEAATLPTAAVTAWRALVTEGRVKAGDTVLVQGTGGVSLFALQFAKMLGAKVICTSSSDEKLTRVRAMGADETINYRTTPEWGRVARDMAGGSGVDHVVEVGGQGTLPQSLRAVRPGGTISMIGVLAGSVMDAPLGMIVTRHVRLQGITVGSGEDFRAMARAIAHHGMRPVVDRVFAFDQLREAMQYLASGRHFGKVCIRH; this comes from the coding sequence ATGTTCATGAGAGTCTTCCAGGTCGAAACAGCGTGGTCGGACGAGAACCTGCGGATTGGCGAACGCCCGGAACCGACCGCCGGGCCGGGCGAGGTCAGGCTGAAGATGACCGCGTCCGCACTCAACTACCGTGATCTGCTGGTGCCGCGGCGCGGCTACGGGTCGCGGATGAAGGCACTGCCGCTCATCATGCTGTGCGATGGAGTGGGGCGGATCGATCAGGTCGGCGAGGGCGTCGATTCGTATCGGATCGGCGATCGCGTCTGTCCGCTGTTCTTTTCGACCTGGCCCGCGGGCGAACCGAGCGCCGAGCATCTGGCGCACAGCCTGGGGTGCGAGATCGACGGCACGATGGCCGAGTACATGGTCGTTCCTGCGTCCAAGGTTGCGGCGGTTCCCGCCCACCTGGACGACGTCGAGGCCGCCACCTTGCCAACGGCCGCGGTCACCGCATGGCGGGCGCTCGTCACGGAAGGGCGGGTGAAGGCGGGTGACACGGTGCTCGTGCAGGGCACGGGCGGCGTATCGCTGTTTGCCCTGCAGTTCGCGAAGATGCTCGGCGCGAAGGTGATCTGCACCTCGTCCAGCGACGAGAAGCTCACGCGTGTGCGGGCGATGGGGGCGGACGAGACCATCAACTATCGGACCACGCCGGAATGGGGCCGCGTCGCCCGCGACATGGCAGGCGGAAGCGGCGTCGACCACGTCGTGGAAGTCGGCGGACAGGGCACGCTGCCGCAATCGCTGCGCGCGGTGCGACCCGGCGGCACGATCAGCATGATCGGCGTGCTGGCGGGGTCGGTGATGGACGCGCCCTTGGGGATGATCGTCACACGTCACGTGCGCCTGCAGGGCATCACCGTGGGCAGCGGCGAGGATTTCAGGGCGATGGCGCGTGCGATCGCACACCACGGCATGCGGCCCGTCGTGGATCGCGTGTTCGCGTTCGATCAGTTGCGCGAAGCGATGCAGTACCTCGCCAGCGGCCGCCATTTCGGGAAGGTTTGCATCCGCCACTGA
- a CDS encoding HDOD domain-containing protein: MPNSREDDKTGDALKAQRFHMLEDIAGELSHKLVFPTCFDLTIRLRELLDDPEVPIEKISAAVSLDPLISSRLLSVANSVLNRRNGPPVKDLQGAVMRIGTKSVRALALSLAMKQLLLGKGLTDFDGISTRLWKHSVTSAAACTVLAQKFGRVTPDQAMFAGLVHDLGASYMLYRAAQYEELRERPDTVRHLVYQWHESIGESLLFSLGIPEDIAVATRDHDHPRPVPEYPRNLADIIYIGNVMAGGHFEWMNKDYDSAAQERAKLGEAYLALTDEVESMAQELHAALDG; the protein is encoded by the coding sequence ATGCCCAACTCACGCGAAGACGACAAGACCGGCGACGCCCTGAAGGCCCAGCGTTTCCACATGCTGGAAGACATCGCAGGCGAACTGTCGCACAAACTCGTTTTCCCGACCTGCTTCGATCTCACCATCCGCCTGCGCGAACTGCTCGATGACCCGGAGGTCCCGATCGAGAAGATCAGCGCCGCCGTGAGCCTCGACCCGCTGATCAGCAGCCGGCTGCTGAGCGTCGCCAATTCCGTCCTCAACCGCCGCAACGGTCCGCCCGTCAAGGATCTGCAGGGCGCGGTCATGCGCATCGGCACCAAGTCGGTCCGCGCCCTCGCGCTCTCGCTCGCGATGAAGCAGCTCCTGCTCGGCAAGGGCCTCACCGATTTCGACGGCATTTCGACGCGCCTGTGGAAGCATTCGGTCACGAGCGCGGCCGCCTGCACCGTCCTCGCGCAGAAATTCGGCCGCGTCACGCCCGACCAGGCAATGTTCGCCGGCCTCGTCCATGATCTCGGCGCAAGCTACATGCTGTACCGCGCCGCGCAGTACGAGGAACTGCGCGAACGGCCGGACACCGTGCGCCACCTCGTCTACCAATGGCACGAGAGCATCGGCGAATCCCTGCTCTTCTCGCTCGGCATCCCCGAGGACATCGCCGTCGCCACGCGCGACCACGACCACCCGCGCCCCGTGCCGGAGTACCCGCGCAACCTCGCCGACATCATCTACATCGGCAACGTGATGGCAGGCGGCCATTTCGAGTGGATGAACAAGGACTACGACAGCGCTGCGCAGGAACGCGCAAAACTCGGCGAAGCCTATCTGGCCCTGACGGACGAGGTGGAGTCGATGGCACAGGAGCTGCACGCAGCCCTCGACGGTTGA
- a CDS encoding DHHA1 domain-containing protein: MTTHAIIFYHADCLDGFGAAYAAWRRHGDAARYLPVHYGNRWTVDDVADRDVFILDFSFPRAELEQMAAHARSVCLIDHHASARAAWAELLRADDGASRARYDDPARRLTVIFDLEHSGARLAWEHFHPESPVPAALAHIEDQDMWRFRLAGTRPFCRALRMRDFAFAAWDAIVRASEDPASPAHRALLDEGEAVDRFLAIEVERLASSALVMPVTLQATAAPGEAASASDTLVRGLAINASAAFASELGGRLAERAQTFGLVWQLSGDGVVKVSLRGCNVVNVARLAEHYGGGGHPNAAGFRMPLRDFIEHILSPRPDEQR; encoded by the coding sequence ATGACGACACACGCCATCATCTTCTATCACGCCGACTGCCTCGACGGCTTCGGCGCCGCCTATGCCGCGTGGCGCCGTCACGGCGACGCCGCGCGCTACCTGCCCGTGCATTACGGAAACCGCTGGACGGTAGACGACGTCGCCGACCGCGACGTGTTCATCCTCGATTTCTCGTTTCCGCGCGCAGAACTCGAACAGATGGCTGCGCACGCCCGCTCGGTCTGCCTGATCGACCACCACGCCAGCGCCCGCGCGGCCTGGGCCGAGCTGCTGCGCGCAGACGACGGGGCCAGTCGCGCCCGCTACGACGATCCCGCCCGCAGGCTCACGGTGATCTTCGATCTGGAACACTCCGGCGCCCGGCTCGCCTGGGAACATTTCCACCCCGAAAGCCCGGTCCCGGCCGCGCTCGCGCACATCGAGGACCAGGACATGTGGCGCTTTCGCCTTGCCGGCACGCGCCCGTTCTGCCGCGCCCTGCGCATGCGCGACTTCGCCTTCGCGGCGTGGGATGCGATCGTGCGCGCCAGCGAGGATCCCGCCTCCCCCGCACACCGCGCGCTGCTCGACGAGGGCGAAGCCGTGGACCGCTTCCTCGCCATCGAAGTCGAGCGGCTCGCGTCGAGTGCGCTGGTGATGCCGGTCACCCTGCAAGCGACCGCCGCGCCGGGCGAAGCGGCCTCCGCGTCCGATACGCTGGTTCGCGGCTTGGCGATCAATGCCAGCGCGGCCTTCGCCTCCGAACTCGGCGGACGCCTCGCGGAACGCGCGCAGACGTTCGGCCTCGTGTGGCAGTTGTCCGGCGATGGCGTGGTCAAGGTTTCGCTGCGCGGCTGCAACGTCGTCAACGTCGCGCGCCTTGCCGAACACTACGGCGGAGGCGGTCACCCCAACGCGGCCGGCTTCCGCATGCCCTTGCGGGACTTCATCGAGCACATCCTTTCGCCCCGGCCGGACGAGCAGCGCTGA
- a CDS encoding GNAT family N-acetyltransferase: MSNLKIRIAERAADIPHEAWSAFAEPGHPFLNGDFLRIVEEQGVAVPEAGWQPLHLVASEDDAIVGLLPLYLKSHSHGDFIYDWSWKAVWERFGRRYYPRLISGLPYTPVAGARLLVARGAADATAVCNALIGVAKGIVEENGFSTWHVALASPADIEELHAAGLLVSHDVQYHWSDAGFGDFAGYLQSFSAEKRRKVRAERRRAAESGLRIAVRHGGEIGAHEWPALHALYKSTFDRFGNHAAFSIECFAALAATLGDRMMVFTASDGNVPVAVSLCFRSDDTLYGRYWGASRHIDSLHFELCFYQGIDYCLRHGLTRFEPGAGGEHKISRGFTPQVVCSAHWIPDPDMRRLIAPHLERQKAGVAAWQDDARSHLPFRKPETGLA; encoded by the coding sequence ATGAGCAACCTGAAGATCCGCATCGCGGAACGCGCCGCCGACATCCCGCATGAAGCCTGGAGCGCATTCGCCGAACCGGGCCACCCCTTCCTGAACGGCGATTTCCTGCGCATCGTCGAGGAACAGGGGGTCGCCGTACCCGAGGCCGGCTGGCAGCCGCTGCACCTTGTCGCGAGCGAAGACGACGCGATCGTCGGCCTGCTGCCGCTCTACCTGAAGAGTCACTCGCACGGGGATTTCATCTACGACTGGAGCTGGAAAGCGGTGTGGGAACGCTTCGGCCGCCGCTACTACCCGCGCCTGATCTCCGGCCTGCCCTACACGCCGGTCGCCGGGGCGCGACTGCTGGTCGCGCGTGGTGCCGCAGACGCCACGGCGGTGTGCAACGCGCTGATCGGAGTCGCGAAGGGCATCGTCGAGGAGAACGGTTTTTCCACTTGGCATGTCGCCCTCGCCTCGCCCGCGGACATCGAGGAGCTGCACGCCGCGGGGCTGCTCGTGAGCCACGACGTGCAGTACCACTGGTCCGACGCGGGTTTCGGCGACTTCGCCGGCTACCTGCAATCCTTCTCGGCCGAGAAGCGCCGCAAGGTACGCGCCGAGCGGCGGCGTGCGGCGGAATCTGGGCTGCGCATTGCCGTGCGCCACGGCGGCGAGATCGGCGCGCACGAGTGGCCGGCGCTGCATGCGCTGTACAAGTCGACCTTCGACCGCTTTGGCAACCATGCCGCCTTCAGCATCGAATGCTTCGCCGCCCTCGCCGCAACCCTCGGCGATCGCATGATGGTCTTCACGGCCAGTGACGGCAATGTGCCGGTCGCGGTGTCGTTGTGCTTTCGCAGCGACGACACGCTGTACGGCCGCTACTGGGGGGCAAGCCGGCACATCGACAGCCTGCATTTCGAGTTGTGCTTCTATCAGGGCATCGACTACTGCCTGCGCCACGGCCTGACCCGTTTCGAGCCCGGCGCCGGTGGCGAACACAAGATCTCGCGCGGCTTCACGCCGCAGGTCGTGTGTTCGGCGCACTGGATTCCGGATCCGGACATGCGGCGCCTGATCGCCCCGCACCTCGAACGCCAGAAGGCCGGCGTCGCCGCCTGGCAGGACGATGCGCGCAGCCATTTGCCCTTCCGCAAGCCGGAAACCGGCCTCGCCTGA
- a CDS encoding 2-phosphosulfolactate phosphatase → MQIHRISLNRLVQVSHDFDAVVAIDVLRSFSTAAYAFAAGASEIHPVGTAGEADRLLDLLPDALTVGALPGGRPMPGFDLGNSPSRVQDLKLAGRPVILSTAAGVQALLRFRTAPRLFAASLVCAGATLRALRAAPLERVALITTGEWIDRDGDEDIACADYLAAGLQGEPIDREALALRVRNSDFGRRFVAGTDPALPLADLNLCMQVDRFDFAMPVTRGRYGLEIRPLLPQT, encoded by the coding sequence ATGCAAATCCATCGAATCAGCCTGAACCGCCTCGTGCAGGTGTCGCACGACTTCGACGCCGTCGTCGCGATCGACGTGCTGCGTTCCTTTTCCACCGCAGCCTACGCGTTCGCGGCGGGCGCGTCGGAAATCCACCCGGTCGGGACCGCAGGCGAAGCCGATCGCCTGCTCGATCTCCTGCCCGACGCGCTGACGGTGGGGGCCTTGCCCGGGGGGCGTCCGATGCCCGGCTTCGACCTGGGGAACTCGCCCTCGCGCGTGCAGGATCTGAAGCTCGCCGGGCGGCCGGTGATCCTGTCGACCGCGGCGGGTGTGCAGGCGCTCCTGCGCTTTCGCACGGCGCCGCGCCTTTTCGCCGCGAGCCTCGTGTGCGCCGGCGCAACGCTGCGCGCGTTGCGGGCGGCCCCGCTGGAGCGGGTCGCACTGATCACCACCGGGGAATGGATCGACCGCGACGGCGACGAGGACATCGCCTGTGCAGATTACCTCGCCGCCGGTCTGCAGGGCGAGCCGATCGACCGGGAAGCGCTGGCCCTGCGCGTGCGCAATTCCGATTTCGGCCGGCGCTTTGTCGCGGGCACCGACCCGGCGCTGCCACTCGCCGACCTGAATCTGTGCATGCAGGTCGACCGCTTCGATTTCGCGATGCCGGTGACCCGGGGGCGCTACGGGCTGGAGATTCGTCCGCTACTGCCGCAGACTTGA
- a CDS encoding 4-oxalocrotonate tautomerase family protein, with amino-acid sequence MPYVNIKITREGATPDQKAELIRGVTRLLQDVLGKNPQTTVVVIDEVDTDNWGIAGESVTVRRKRGQ; translated from the coding sequence ATGCCCTACGTGAACATCAAGATTACGCGCGAAGGTGCCACCCCGGACCAGAAGGCCGAACTGATCCGCGGCGTCACGCGGCTGCTGCAGGATGTTCTCGGCAAGAATCCGCAGACCACCGTCGTCGTCATCGACGAGGTCGATACCGACAACTGGGGAATTGCGGGCGAGAGCGTGACAGTTCGGCGCAAGCGCGGACAGTGA
- a CDS encoding helicase-related protein has translation MEDDFFIDPEDVVPAGEDPEGDDSLLDVARELHLWLQSFNARLVHNEGAVAIEVAGEVEAGGRRFPYRLVPERCVLARVQKWRKLPEEKHLALVRERLHMSSVADFEADVRAFVTGVLQRAQAEGLDGARFLRALETGKELASRRFRIVEDRLAEAAARRRVETLAEAARDTVKLTRYPESFETAFMMRRRFIAILGPTNSGKTHQAMEALAQAASGVYLAPLRLLALENYERLADRGVAVSLVTGEERRITPGATHVASTIEMLDTSRPVEVAVIDEIQMLEDLERGSAWTAAVCGAAAKTVFLLGALSARPAVEALAERLGCELEVRTLERKSPLEMAPRAVGNIGQLRRGDAVIAFSRRDVLNWATNIAEAGFRVATIYGNLSPEVRRAQAQRFRDGEADIVVATDAIGMGLNLPVARVVFSTAKKFDGISEDILPPWLTHQIAGRAGRFGLHEAGLVAGFDDHTHRIVARLMRTSADPLSSRGFYVTPSLHHLKSISAATGERALARLLELFSRNIDLTDDFFLPGDLTEQIERARWLDTLPLSLEYRFTLSLVPVSTRVESLNQAWQEWARALSKERTAHLAIEPMGSGRYALQAAEDACKKYSAYAWLGYRLPKHYPDAEVAVALARSTSETIDEMLARQHGRRRDSKGRGGGRGKPRRNEAPRRQTTGQRKPR, from the coding sequence TTGGAAGACGATTTCTTCATCGACCCCGAGGACGTCGTGCCAGCCGGGGAGGACCCGGAGGGCGACGATTCGCTGCTCGACGTGGCCCGCGAGCTGCATCTGTGGCTTCAAAGCTTCAACGCACGCCTCGTGCACAACGAGGGGGCAGTGGCAATCGAGGTCGCCGGCGAAGTGGAGGCCGGCGGGCGGCGTTTCCCCTATCGCCTGGTGCCCGAGCGCTGCGTGCTGGCGCGCGTGCAGAAGTGGCGCAAGCTGCCCGAGGAGAAGCATCTCGCGCTGGTGCGCGAGCGGCTCCACATGTCGTCGGTCGCCGACTTCGAGGCCGACGTGCGCGCCTTCGTCACCGGGGTGCTGCAGCGGGCGCAGGCCGAAGGGCTGGACGGTGCGCGCTTCCTGCGTGCGCTGGAAACCGGCAAGGAACTGGCAAGCCGGCGCTTCCGCATCGTCGAGGACCGGCTCGCGGAAGCGGCCGCGCGCCGCCGCGTGGAAACGCTGGCCGAGGCCGCGCGCGACACGGTCAAGCTGACGCGCTATCCGGAGTCCTTCGAGACGGCGTTCATGATGCGGCGCCGTTTCATTGCGATCCTGGGGCCGACCAATTCGGGCAAGACGCACCAGGCGATGGAGGCGCTGGCGCAGGCGGCGAGCGGCGTGTATCTGGCGCCGCTGCGCCTGCTGGCACTGGAAAACTACGAGCGCCTCGCGGACCGCGGCGTCGCGGTAAGCCTCGTCACCGGCGAGGAGCGGCGCATCACCCCCGGCGCGACCCACGTTGCGAGCACCATCGAGATGCTCGACACGTCGCGGCCGGTCGAGGTCGCGGTGATCGACGAGATCCAGATGCTGGAGGACCTCGAGCGCGGTTCGGCGTGGACGGCGGCGGTGTGCGGGGCCGCGGCGAAGACCGTGTTCCTGCTCGGCGCACTGTCCGCGCGTCCGGCAGTGGAAGCTCTCGCCGAGCGCCTCGGCTGCGAGCTGGAGGTGCGCACGCTCGAACGCAAGTCGCCGCTGGAGATGGCGCCGCGTGCAGTGGGCAATATCGGGCAGTTGCGGCGCGGCGACGCGGTGATCGCGTTCTCGCGCCGCGACGTGCTGAACTGGGCGACCAACATCGCCGAGGCGGGTTTTCGCGTCGCGACGATCTACGGCAACCTGTCGCCGGAGGTGCGACGCGCGCAGGCGCAGCGCTTTCGCGACGGCGAGGCCGACATCGTCGTCGCGACCGACGCGATCGGCATGGGGCTGAACCTGCCGGTCGCGCGGGTGGTGTTCTCGACCGCGAAGAAGTTCGACGGCATCTCGGAGGACATCCTGCCGCCCTGGCTCACACACCAGATCGCCGGGCGGGCAGGGCGCTTCGGCCTGCACGAGGCCGGCCTCGTCGCGGGCTTCGACGACCACACGCACCGCATCGTCGCCCGGCTGATGCGCACGTCGGCCGATCCGCTGTCGAGCCGCGGCTTCTACGTGACGCCTTCGCTCCATCATCTCAAGAGCATCTCGGCCGCGACCGGCGAGCGCGCACTCGCGCGGCTGCTCGAACTCTTCTCGCGCAACATCGACCTCACCGACGACTTCTTCCTGCCCGGCGACCTCACCGAGCAGATCGAGCGCGCGCGCTGGCTCGACACGCTGCCGCTGTCGCTCGAGTACCGCTTCACGTTGTCGCTCGTACCGGTATCGACGCGCGTCGAGTCGCTCAACCAGGCGTGGCAGGAATGGGCGCGCGCGCTGTCGAAAGAGCGCACCGCGCATCTTGCGATCGAGCCGATGGGCAGCGGGCGTTACGCGCTGCAGGCCGCCGAGGATGCGTGCAAGAAGTACTCGGCCTATGCGTGGCTGGGCTATCGCCTGCCGAAGCATTATCCCGACGCCGAAGTCGCCGTGGCGCTCGCGCGCAGCACCTCCGAAACGATCGACGAAATGCTTGCGCGCCAGCACGGGCGGCGGCGCGATTCGAAGGGCCGCGGCGGCGGGCGCGGCAAGCCGCGACGCAATGAGGCCCCCCGGCGCCAGACGACCGGGCAGCGCAAGCCGCGGTGA